CAAAGGTAACAACAAATCCTAGCGTtctctcacaaaaaaaaaaaaaaaatcctagacTAACCCATATCATTTTTTCTTACTATGACTAGTATAAAAATGTAACAATCCAGTTTCCACAAGAATCAACACTGCTGTATAAGAATATAACTATGTATATAATAAATGGCAAATTGATAACAGAGACCTACGCGATTTAACTGACAATAAATTTGATGAAATTATAAACACGTGCTCATTGGTCCCCAACAAATAATAGAGTATGTAGAGTAGAACAGAGTATATGAATTTACTAGATCTTTAGAAGAAACTAAAGAACTGAAATAATGTTACGACTTGGAAGAGTTTTACTGACTTATTACTAGTTTACTAGCCAATAACAGTGACATGTACCTGAAAAAGTTTCGAAGGCTTGGACgggaaaaacaaaagaatgttTCCTTGTCCCACCGATGACGTTGCTAGCGTTACTCGGTAAGAAGGCTGTGTATACCACGCGTATAGTAGCGCGTGTGAAGAATTAAATTCGTTTGCTGATCTGGCAGAGGGATACAGAAGTTTGACTGGACCATTAAAGGACGAGAACCAGACAAAACATTCATTTAATAAGCTGTTTAACACCTGCCACGTTATGCTTTTAATGACAACTCGAGGTCATTTAATTAACTATTAAgagtatttgttatttaatcaagAAACTAAAAAGTAGAGTGAATGCTATGAGGTTGGCTTTGCGTTCAATCATGTGATCAACTTTCGCTTCGCGTCACACAATTAGCAATTATGTATGACTTATTTAATTAAGGTTTAATAGTTCGAGACTTAGATCTTATATGGTTCAAATCTCAGACTAAAAGCAATGGTTTGTAAAAACTCACATGTGTATAATCCAGAAGATCATCAAACTCACATGCATACAATTTTGGATTTGTTCGATCATGTGATCAACTTAGGCTTCGCGTCACGTATTTAAcaattatgtataatttatttaattgaatTTGACATCTACGTTATCTCATGGTTCAATAGTTCACACCTTACATCTTAGGGTTTAAATCTCAGACAATGTTGTAATCATCAATATCATAAAATTCAGCATATTACAGTGattgttttgttgtttgtttggAATATGTTGTGGATAAATCAAACCTAAGCATTGATAAGATCCACATACAATAGATAGATGACAGCAACAGAAAAACACATTACTAAACCATTTTTCATTACTCGATTTAATTTGGTTTACTGCAACTTGCAACAAAGACAATGTCTAAATAAAAAGAACCATTGGGAAAGTCTATACAGAAACTTTATGTTCTTGATGTGAATCCTAAGCCTGATAGATCTCATTTACAGAAAACTCCAGACGCAAAAAACATTTGTTTCTCATGCGtgtaatttctaaaaaaagGAACGAACTGCTAGGGAGCTCTGCAGGTATTATTATTGTTACCCCTATGTATATAGTTCAGAGCTCTAGAACCACCTTACCCGGAACCAGCTTCTTCTCCTTGGCTTCATGAGCTGCTACAACTTCGGTTATAGGAAACGTCTTTTCCACTGGTATCTTTAGCTTTCCGGCTCCAACTAACCGCTGAATCTCGGCTAGACCTTCAGGATCAGCCCTCATATACGTCCACCAGTAGTCTGTAATTTTTTCAGTTCATtacattcaaaatttgatttatacCTATTCGATGGACATGTCTTGATTAACAGAATAGTTCCTACGAAACCGAAGAGAGAGTAATGCATGATCCAATCTTTACCTATTCCATGAGAATACTGATACTGTATCTTTTTCTTCGCTAAGAGTGAAGTTGCAAGCGGAAGCCCAATCAGAAAACCGTATCTATCAGTCAATGATGCAGCCTCACCCTTCAATAGATCAATGCAAGAGAGAATAAAAACACTTTTCTAAGAGCAAAGGTAGCTCGCAAGGCAGAGACAAAAGAACTATTGTATACCTGGAGAGTCATATAGTTGCCACCCTTCCTCAAGAAGTTTATGCCTATTCTCTCGGTCTCAGGCCGACCAATAGTATCCAACACAGCGTCAAACTTTCCTTTCACTGCCACCTCAATGTCCTGCCCATGATACAGATTCAGGTTCATGAATCAGAACAATATAATCATGGCTTTACTTTGGATCAGCAGAGAAATAAACAGATACTATCCTTACCTCGGTTAAGTAGTCAACAGCTTGCTCGGCACCAGCTGCTAGTATACGATCCTTGGTCTGACCAACACAAGAGGCTGTAACATGACACCCAAAGGCTACGCCCAGCTGGATTGCAGCAAAACCTACTGCTCCTCCTCCAAAAACTAATAGCCTTTGTCTGCAAATAGAAAGGTGTATAGGAAGAAATTGTTGAGTCCATGCTATTAAACAAGTAACAAGAAAGCATCTTTGTGAATGTATTAGTATCAGCTTCCTGCCACATGCAGATAATAATAGTTTCTCAAAAATCATACCCTTCGAGTATCCGAGCATTACTCTTTAACGCACGCCAAGCCGTCAACGCAGCAAAAGGAATAGCGCTCGCCTCCTACAAGATGCAGACAAAAGAACAGCTGAAAACtctcaacagaaaaaaaaaaaatcaaagtagaACAGATGTAAAGGGCATATAGAGATCTTCCTACTTACCACATGAGAAACCGATGATGGCTTTTCAGTAAGCTCCTCTTCAGAAAGTATCCCATAATCAGTATAAGTACCTCTCAACGCAGTAGGATGCAACGCACCAAAAACTTCTTGCCCTACTTTAAATGCCTTCACTGAGTTACCAACGGCTGCAACTTCACCACTGATATCGCGTCCAATTATAACGGGTAGATGCGGTTGTAACACAGAACGCCCATATCCTGCTCGTATCTGTGAGATCAACACGCCAATATCAACAGAAGAA
This region of Brassica napus cultivar Da-Ae chromosome C5, Da-Ae, whole genome shotgun sequence genomic DNA includes:
- the LOC106397340 gene encoding reticulon-4-interacting protein 1, mitochondrial, whose protein sequence is MRVMRSYRGSSIAGLVSHPASLSSLRSIFTGCRAVMLPRFGGPEVLELRENVPVPNLNPNEVLVRARAVSVNPLDCRIRAGYGRSVLQPHLPVIIGRDISGEVAAVGNSVKAFKVGQEVFGALHPTALRGTYTDYGILSEEELTEKPSSVSHVEASAIPFAALTAWRALKSNARILEGQRLLVFGGGAVGFAAIQLGVAFGCHVTASCVGQTKDRILAAGAEQAVDYLTEDIEVAVKGKFDAVLDTIGRPETERIGINFLRKGGNYMTLQGEAASLTDRYGFLIGLPLATSLLAKKKIQYQYSHGIDYWWTYMRADPEGLAEIQRLVGAGKLKIPVEKTFPITEVVAAHEAKEKKLVPGKVVLEL